The nucleotide window GCACCGCCCGCAAAGTCAAGGGCACCGTGGTCGCCCATCCAGCCGCCGCCCCAGACCCAATGACACATGGGAGCGTAGACAAGGATCACCCAGAAAGAGGAAAAAATAAGCAAGGCCCCGAACTTCATACGTTCAGCAAAGGCCCCGGTGATCAGAGCCGGAGTAATAACCGCAAACATACACTGGAAGACCATAAACAAAAGATGAGGCAGGTTGTCGGCAGGACTGCCCGCTGTATCCATTCCCACTCCGTTAAGAGCAAAGAAATCCATACCGCCGATCAGTCCGCCGATATCAGTCCCGAAAGAAAGGGAATACCCTATCACGGCCCAAATAATGGAGACCAGCCCAAGCATGATAAAACTCTGCATGATGGTTGCCAGCACGTTCTTACTGCGAACCATACCGCCATAGAAAAGAGCCAGCCCCGGCGTCATGAACATGACCAGAGCCGCACAAAGAAGAATAAATGAAGTATCCGCCGAATTCATTTTTTGTTAACCCCTGCTGTTTTGAGTGTGTTGTTTTTTACAATTACGTCTTTCTAAACTTATTTCTTAGGTTCATTTTTACAATTTTAGAAAATCAACCCTTAAAAATGCACTTCTTATACTCATTAAGCACGCTTTGTGCCAAAAAAGTTCTTATAAGGCTAAAGCCGAGCAACAAAACACACACTCAAGACATATTTGAAAAAACACACACAACAAAGCACCGTCAACAACGAACACTTTGACAATTTAATAAACATAGTAGCTTAGAATCAACAGAAAGCTCAAACCAAACCCCATTATCCAAAGAGATCCCTGACACAGAGCAAACACAAAGAATGACAACAGTGATTGACATCATATATAATATGAACCACTCTAGGCTAAATGAGAATGAATTTCAAAGACAGAGAGGAGAAAATGAAAAAACCAATAATCACCCTGACAAGCATAGCCTGCATGATACTCATATCTTCCGCAGCTCTTGCGACCCAGATACAGGCAACAGTTTCCATCGCACCAGTTAAGTATTTTGTAGAAAAGATAGGAGGAGAGAACGTAAACGTAAATATCATGGTCGAACCGGGCAGCAGCCCGGCCACCTACGAACCTCAGCCGCGCCAAATGGCTCAGCTAAGCAAATCAGAAATATACTTTGCCATCGGCGTCCCCTTTGAGCAGGCATGGCTACCGCGATTCAGATCAGCCAATAACAAACTTGAAATCATAAATCTGGCAAATGAAGTTGTCCCTCAGGCCATGCAAGCGCACGTACACGACGAGGATAAACACAGACACGAACACGAACATGAACACGGAGATACCCGCATAAAAGACCCGCACATCTGGTTATCTCCGCCGCTGGTCAGAATTATCAGCCAGCAAATAAGAGACGTTTTGATTGAGCATGACCCCGCAAACACAGAAACATACACCCGCAACTACTTGAACTTTGCGTCCGAAATAAACAAGCTCGACTCAGATCTGCTGAACATCTTCACCCAAAAAGGTAAAGAATTCAGTTTCATGGTCTACCACCCCTCATGGGGCTACTTTGCCCGCACCTACGGACTAAACCAGATCCCCATTGAACTGGAAGGAAAAGAACCCAGCCCCAAAGAATTAACCCAACTGATCAAGCTTGCAAAAAAAGACTCTGTACAAGCCATCTTCATCCAACCCCAATTCTCCCAGAAAAGCGCACGCGCCTTAGCCAAATCAATAGGAGCGGAGGTACTGACGGCAAACCCGCTAGCCGAAGACTGGGCCGAGAATCTACGCAAAACAGCCGAAGCCTTCATAAAAAAGCACTAAAACAGCAATGACCTACAATTTTCGTCAGCAACAAAAAAGCCCGTTCGTTATCCAACGAACGGGCTCTTCAAGGCGATTTTCCGACTGCAACAGCCGGACACAAAACTATCTAAAAGCTCAGAACTCCCATCAGTGCGGTCATAGCCGCAATTGGAGCACGGAGTTTTATGGAAAAAGAACTTGTCATCGGCATCTCAGCAGAAAGCTTGCTGCGCAACTCTTTAAATGCCTGATCCATCTCACGACTGCTGTCCAGCCGATCCTTCTTGGCCTGCTTGGCTTCAGTCCGCAAAAAAATCATATCTTCACGATGCATTGATATTAAGGTTTCAACACTACTCATCAGATCATCTCCGTATATTCGAGGAATTGCGCCGAATTTGCTTTTGAAAAAGGTTATGAACCGGAAAGCCCGGAGGGGTCGGGGAGGTGGAGTGGGCTCTCCGGTCCATACTTGACTAACAAGCTAATTTCTATAAAGCACCATCCGTGCCAAAAAACATAAAGACTTCCTGACAGCGCGGTTTTAAAGGCATTTCCCTCTGAGCAAGCATCAGCGCCCCATTACTCAGCGCATAATCAATGTTGACCCAGCACAACTTTAACGATATTTAAAGATTATATTCAAATAGTATCATTAACCAACCTAATCCAAATCTATCTATTATGACTATATCCATTAATGATTACAAGGCCCTTTCACAAGAATTAGACCCAGAAAAATTACAAAAACAAATTCTGGCCTTACTGCTAAAGCTGCAAAATGTTGAACGCGGCTCTCTCTGGCTGAAACGCGACGACATGTACGAATGCGTCGAAGCCCTTGGAGGTAAAAGCGAAGACGTCAAGGGCATAAAAATTTCCCCGCAGGAGCAGAGCATTGTAGGCTGGGTCATCCAGAACGGCGAAATGACCATTGCCGAATCCGGCGATTCACGCCACTACAGTACGCTGGAAAAAGACTTTAAAATTAAAAGCAAACTAATCCTCTGCTTTCCCCTTAACCTCAAAGGACAGGAAGTATTCGGGGCGGTGCAAGTAATCGACACCAGTGCAGACGGAGACCAGCTGAACCTCGATCCAGCATACTTGACCATGTTGCAGGACATGGTGGACATCGGCTCAATATCCCTGAGTAACTCCCTTGAATTCCAGAAACAACGCATTGAATTTGCCCAACTCAGCAGAACCTTAAGCAGCATCAGGAACACTAAAGCTATTGTTGGTAAGAGCCAGTCCGTGAATAAGGCCCTTAAACTTGTTGAAAACTACGGAGCCACCAGCTATCCGGTTCTGCTTTACGGGGAATCCGGAACCGGTAAAGAGCTCTTTGCTGAAGAAATCCACGCCCAGAGCTCACGGGCCCAAAAGCCTTTCCTGACTCAAAACTGTAGCGCCATCCCTGAAAACCTTCTGGAAAGTGAACTGTTCGGTTACGTAAAAGGAGCCTTTACCGGGGCTACCAGCAACAAATACGGCCTGTTCGAGGCAGCAGACGGAGGCACTGTATTCCTCGATGAGATTGGAGACATGGACGTAAACCTGCAAGCCAAACTACTTCGTGTATTGCAGGAAAATGAAATC belongs to Marinifilum sp. JC120 and includes:
- a CDS encoding cation ABC transporter substrate-binding protein, with protein sequence MNFKDREEKMKKPIITLTSIACMILISSAALATQIQATVSIAPVKYFVEKIGGENVNVNIMVEPGSSPATYEPQPRQMAQLSKSEIYFAIGVPFEQAWLPRFRSANNKLEIINLANEVVPQAMQAHVHDEDKHRHEHEHEHGDTRIKDPHIWLSPPLVRIISQQIRDVLIEHDPANTETYTRNYLNFASEINKLDSDLLNIFTQKGKEFSFMVYHPSWGYFARTYGLNQIPIELEGKEPSPKELTQLIKLAKKDSVQAIFIQPQFSQKSARALAKSIGAEVLTANPLAEDWAENLRKTAEAFIKKH
- a CDS encoding sigma-54-dependent Fis family transcriptional regulator, with translation MTISINDYKALSQELDPEKLQKQILALLLKLQNVERGSLWLKRDDMYECVEALGGKSEDVKGIKISPQEQSIVGWVIQNGEMTIAESGDSRHYSTLEKDFKIKSKLILCFPLNLKGQEVFGAVQVIDTSADGDQLNLDPAYLTMLQDMVDIGSISLSNSLEFQKQRIEFAQLSRTLSSIRNTKAIVGKSQSVNKALKLVENYGATSYPVLLYGESGTGKELFAEEIHAQSSRAQKPFLTQNCSAIPENLLESELFGYVKGAFTGATSNKYGLFEAADGGTVFLDEIGDMDVNLQAKLLRVLQENEIKPLGGTQTKKIDIRIISATNRNLEEDVRSGRFREDLYYRLNVLPLKLPALRERKEDIHMLTGHFLNREASHSHMLPKNMSSEAMTAMKNYNWPGNIRELENMVKQFQAMVPGDTISIKDLPLHIVHPGKTPPTEQPEIKPEETKNLPQEPQDDISGLTWQEMEYAYVMKLLEKFRWNISRAARAANINRSTFDSRMRKLGISKNG